From Calditrichota bacterium, one genomic window encodes:
- the mltG gene encoding endolytic transglycosylase MltG, which yields MKNLPVFDRLSGKQKAFLIIIFLIPLFLLEILTFFSSPEDVVTGKVTNIEIPRGAALTQIADTLLAKKLIKDKDVFVLLAKSLGYEKKMRAGSFSIQNGLNDYQVVNYLISARENTTAITLLEGWELEQIASEVEKKLNIPSEQFMELCFDSLFISEFGLNVKNLEGYLLPETYHFAKGENVYEVIKHLVNQTLTIFKADSVQTRLQELRLSQHEILTLASIVEGEALKDDERPIIASLYYNRLKKRMRLQADPTIQYIVDGPPKRLLNKDLEIESPYNTYLYYGLPPGPINNPGRLSILGTIFPTETNYLYMVAIGNGRHTFTTNLKDHIKAKTEFDKVRRQVARERRKKGSN from the coding sequence ATGAAAAATTTACCCGTTTTTGATAGGTTGTCCGGTAAACAAAAAGCATTTTTAATAATAATCTTTTTGATACCATTATTTCTTTTGGAAATTTTGACTTTTTTTTCAAGTCCGGAAGACGTTGTAACTGGCAAAGTAACAAATATTGAAATTCCTCGTGGTGCTGCTTTAACACAAATTGCAGACACACTGCTGGCAAAAAAATTAATAAAAGATAAGGATGTTTTTGTACTTCTGGCAAAATCTCTTGGGTACGAAAAAAAGATGCGTGCGGGCAGTTTTTCAATTCAAAATGGACTAAATGATTATCAGGTTGTTAACTACCTTATTTCAGCCAGGGAAAATACTACTGCAATTACTTTGTTAGAAGGATGGGAATTAGAGCAAATTGCTTCTGAAGTGGAAAAAAAACTAAATATTCCTTCAGAACAATTTATGGAATTGTGTTTTGATAGTTTATTTATTTCAGAATTTGGTCTTAATGTTAAAAATCTTGAAGGATATTTGTTACCGGAGACATATCACTTTGCAAAAGGTGAGAATGTTTATGAGGTAATTAAACATCTTGTAAACCAGACACTAACTATTTTTAAAGCCGATTCAGTTCAAACTAGACTTCAAGAATTAAGGCTGAGCCAGCATGAGATTTTGACGTTGGCATCAATAGTAGAAGGTGAAGCATTAAAGGACGATGAGCGTCCGATCATTGCTTCATTATATTATAACCGGCTAAAAAAACGGATGCGCCTGCAAGCAGATCCCACAATACAGTATATTGTGGACGGGCCGCCCAAAAGACTATTAAATAAAGATTTGGAGATTGAATCTCCATATAACACATATCTTTATTACGGATTGCCGCCCGGGCCAATAAACAACCCAGGCAGGTTATCGATTTTGGGAACAATTTTTCCAACTGAAACCAACTATTTGTATATGGTTGCGATTGGGAACGGCAGACATACTTTTACAACAAACTTAAAAGATCATATAAAAGCGAAAACAGAATTTGATAAAGTTCGCCGCCAGGTTGCGCGTGAACGTAGAAAAAAGGGAAGCAATTAA
- a CDS encoding UvrD-helicase domain-containing protein, whose protein sequence is MAFDFSGLNPEQTKAVKQTDGPVLILAGAGSGKTRTLTSRISYLIQEKNVDPKNILAVTFTNKAAREMKERVEQILGENISGLWIGTFHSIAARIMRTEGESLGFTNNFTIYDVDDQVKAIKKVISTLTVPQQLYTPKLIQNRLSKIKNQFLFPEDLYDMEKREGLDEYLPSIYMSYQRFLKENNALDFDDLLIKPIELFQKNDKIRKKYASRFKYVLVDEYQDTNKAQYLMIKELVKDHQNLCVVGDEDQAIYGWRGADISNILNFQKDFKNVSVFKLEENYRSNKYILDAANAVVQHNKDRIGKNLWTSREDGTKISVQISKNDLGEAEVIREKIHDEVFTNKRSFKDIAVLYRTNAQSRVIEDQMRRNAISYNIVGGKKFYERKEIKDIVAYLKLIVNTADSISLKRIVNFPLRGVGETTIGKIEKFTEMEECTLFEGLGRVEEVAQISPAMSARVKGFFDLITNFISLSKDLSAVELTSTLASESKIMHHYQTEYDQYESESRVANIREFFSSIEDFTEYRQANNLDDSLAAFLEEVSLMTDIDNWNSDSNAVTLMTLHAAKGLEFPVVFVAGMEMGLLPLQRNAANLDELEEERRLLYVGMTRAEEKLYLSYAQSRRKNNQFIQTLPSLFMDEIPQDYLQYSSKSYMPDSKTVRTRSRKSKIESYIEKQDEDQSVDDTYKVGQRVYHATFGKGQIRNLEGQGEKMKITVDFTDEGITKKLMKEYANLTPLEE, encoded by the coding sequence ATGGCATTTGATTTTTCCGGACTTAACCCAGAACAAACCAAAGCAGTAAAACAGACAGATGGCCCTGTATTGATACTAGCCGGTGCAGGAAGTGGCAAAACGCGCACATTAACATCCCGGATTTCTTATTTAATTCAGGAAAAAAATGTTGATCCAAAAAATATCCTGGCAGTTACTTTTACCAATAAAGCCGCCAGGGAAATGAAAGAACGGGTTGAACAAATACTCGGAGAAAATATTAGTGGTCTGTGGATCGGCACATTTCATAGTATAGCGGCAAGAATAATGCGTACTGAAGGTGAAAGCCTCGGCTTTACAAATAACTTCACTATTTATGATGTGGATGATCAGGTAAAAGCTATTAAAAAAGTAATCAGTACGTTAACTGTTCCGCAACAATTATACACGCCAAAATTGATTCAAAACAGGTTGTCAAAAATCAAAAACCAGTTTCTTTTCCCGGAGGATTTATATGATATGGAGAAAAGGGAAGGACTGGATGAATATCTTCCATCGATTTATATGTCGTATCAACGTTTTCTTAAAGAAAATAATGCTTTAGACTTTGATGATTTATTGATAAAACCTATAGAACTTTTTCAAAAGAATGACAAAATTAGAAAGAAATATGCGTCCCGCTTTAAATATGTTTTGGTAGATGAATATCAGGATACAAATAAAGCACAATATTTAATGATTAAAGAGCTTGTAAAAGATCACCAAAACTTGTGTGTTGTTGGAGATGAAGATCAGGCCATTTATGGTTGGCGTGGTGCGGATATCAGCAACATTCTAAACTTCCAAAAGGACTTTAAAAATGTATCCGTTTTTAAACTGGAAGAAAACTATCGCTCAAATAAATATATTTTAGATGCCGCAAATGCTGTTGTGCAACATAATAAAGACAGGATTGGCAAGAACCTTTGGACAAGTCGTGAAGACGGTACAAAAATTTCGGTTCAAATTTCAAAAAACGATCTCGGTGAAGCTGAAGTAATCCGCGAAAAAATCCATGATGAGGTTTTTACGAATAAACGAAGTTTTAAAGATATTGCCGTTTTATATCGCACCAATGCGCAAAGCCGTGTTATTGAAGACCAGATGAGGCGAAATGCCATTTCTTACAACATTGTAGGTGGTAAAAAGTTTTATGAGCGAAAAGAAATAAAAGATATTGTTGCTTATTTAAAATTAATTGTAAACACAGCGGATAGTATTTCATTAAAAAGGATTGTAAATTTCCCGTTACGGGGAGTAGGTGAAACAACCATCGGGAAAATAGAAAAATTCACAGAAATGGAAGAATGTACTCTGTTTGAAGGTTTAGGCAGAGTAGAAGAAGTTGCCCAAATTTCTCCGGCTATGAGCGCCAGAGTAAAAGGTTTCTTTGATTTAATTACTAACTTTATCTCGCTTAGCAAAGATTTGTCCGCGGTTGAACTTACTTCAACACTGGCATCCGAATCTAAAATAATGCATCACTATCAAACCGAATATGATCAATATGAAAGTGAGAGTCGTGTAGCAAATATTCGAGAATTCTTTAGTAGTATTGAGGATTTCACAGAATACCGCCAGGCAAATAATCTTGATGATAGCCTTGCTGCATTTTTAGAAGAAGTAAGCTTAATGACTGATATTGATAATTGGAATTCAGATTCAAATGCTGTGACATTAATGACTTTACATGCGGCCAAAGGACTTGAGTTTCCGGTTGTGTTTGTCGCCGGGATGGAAATGGGGCTTTTACCGTTACAAAGAAATGCAGCAAACCTTGATGAGCTGGAAGAAGAAAGACGTTTACTTTATGTGGGCATGACGCGTGCTGAGGAAAAACTGTACCTGAGTTACGCACAATCCAGACGGAAAAACAATCAGTTTATTCAAACATTGCCATCGCTTTTTATGGATGAAATTCCACAAGATTATCTGCAATATTCATCCAAAAGTTATATGCCTGATTCCAAAACTGTTCGGACACGCAGCAGGAAAAGTAAAATTGAATCATATATTGAGAAACAAGATGAAGACCAAAGCGTTGATGACACCTATAAAGTCGGACAGAGGGTGTATCATGCTACTTTTGGTAAGGGCCAGATTCGCAACCTTGAAGGCCAGGGTGAGAAAATGAAAATCACTGTGGATTTTACAGATGAAGGTATTACTAAAAAGCTTATGAAGGAATATGCAAACCTCACACCTCTGGAAGAGTAA
- the pheA gene encoding chorismate mutase has translation MELQNKIKKYRIEIDNIDAQLVSLLNNRALSATKIGHIKREYNAPVYVPSREEDVIRNVQEVNQGPLSNNALKRLFERIIDESRRLERETTHKE, from the coding sequence ATTGAACTCCAAAACAAAATTAAGAAGTATCGAATTGAGATTGATAATATTGATGCTCAATTGGTATCCTTGTTAAATAACAGGGCTTTATCGGCAACAAAAATAGGGCATATTAAGCGTGAATATAATGCGCCTGTTTACGTGCCGTCTCGAGAAGAAGATGTAATCAGAAATGTACAGGAGGTGAATCAAGGACCATTGAGTAATAATGCATTAAAGCGGCTGTTTGAGCGCATTATTGATGAGTCTCGACGCCTCGAAAGAGAGACAACCCATAAAGAGTAA